AACGGCGCCCTCGGGATGGTCCGCCAGTGGCAGACCCTCTTCTACAACCAGCGCTACTCCAACACCGTGCTGCACAGCGGCCCGGAGGCCGACGGCAAGCAGCCCAGCGCCGGCACCCGCGTCCCCGACTTCGTGAAGCTGTCCGAGGCCATGGGCTGCTACGCGATCCGCTGCGAGGACCCGGCCGACCTGGACAAGGTCATCGAGGAGGCGAACTCGATCAACGACCGCCCGGTCGTCGTCGACTTCATCGTCCACGAGGACGCGATGGTGTGGCCTATGGTCGCCGCCGGTACCTCGAACGACACGATCATGGCCGCCCGGGACGTCCGCCCCGACTTCGGCGACAACGAAGACGACTGAGCGAGAGAGACGTAAAAAGACCATGTCCAAGCACACGCTCTCCGTCCTGGTGGAGAACACGCCGGGCATCCTCGCCCGGATCGCCGCCCTGTTCTCCCGTCGCGGCTTCAACATCGACTCGCTCGCCGTCGGCGTCACCGAGCACCCCGACATCTCCCGCATCACCATCGTGGTGGGCGTCGAGGACCTGCCGCTGGAGCAGGTGACCAAGCAGCTCAACAAGCTCGTCAACGTGCTGAAGATCGTTGAACTGGAACCCGGTTCGGCCGTTCAGCGCGAACTCGTTCTGGTGAAGGTGCGCGCCGACAACGAGACGCGCTCCCAGATCGTCGAGATCGTCCAGCTGTTCCGCGCCAAGACCGTCGACGTCTCCCCGGAGGCCGTCACCATCGAGGCCACCGGCAGCAGCGAGAAGCTGTCCGCCATGCTCAAGATGCTGGAGCCGTACGGCATCAAGGAGCTGGTCCAGTCCGGCACGATCGCGATCGGCCGCGGTGCGCGTTCGATCACGGACCGGTCGCTGCGCGCCCTGGACCGGTCGGCATAACGACGGACACGGGCGGCCGGGGGACACCGGCCGCCCGTATACCGAGACCCGCAGACTTCCCTTCAGCCCGCCGTCATACGGTGGGACGCAACACCTGCACACAAGGAGAGAACCCAAAGTGGCCGAGCTGTTCTACGACGCCGACGCCGACCTGTCCATCATCCAGGGCCGCAAGGTCGCGGTCATCGGTTACGGCAGCCAGGGCCACGCCCACGCGCTGTCGCTCCGTGACTCGGGTGTCGACGTCCGGGTCGGTCTGCACGAGGGCTCCAAGTCCAAGGCGAAGGCCGAGGAGCAGGGGCTGCGCGTGGTGACCCCGGCCGAGGCCGCCGCCGAGGCCGACGTGATCATGATCCTGGTCCCGGACCCGATCCAGGCCCAGGTCTACGAGGAGTCCATCAAGGACAACCTCAAGGACGGCGACGCCCTGTTCTTCGGCCACGGCCTGAACATCCGCTTCGACTTCATCAAGCCGCCGGCCGGCATCGACGTCTGCATGGTCGCCCCCAAGGGCCCGGGCCACCTGGTGCGTCGCCAGTACGAGGAGGGCCGCGGCGTTCCGTGTATCGCCGCCGTCGAGCAGGACGCGACGGGCAACGCCTTCGCGCTGGCCCTGTCGTACGCCAAGGGCATCGGTGGCACCCGCGCCGGTGTCATCAAGACGACGTTCACGGAGGAGACCGAGACCGACCTGTTCGGTGAGCAGGCCGTCCTCTGCGGTGGTACGGCCGCGCTGGTCAAGGCCGGTTTCGAGACGCTGACCGAGGCGGGCTACCAGCCGGAGATCGCGTACTTCGAGTGCCTGCACGAGCTGAAGCTGATCGTCGACCTCATGTACGAGGGCGGCCTGGAGAAGATGCGCTGGTCCGTCTCCGAGACCGCCGAGTGGGGCGACTACGTCACCGGCCCGCGGATCATCACCGACGCCACCAAGGCCGAGATGAAGAAGGTCCTCGCGGAGATCCAGGACGGCACCTTCGCGCGTGAGTGGATGGCCGAGTACCACGGCGGTCTGAAGAAGTACAACGAGTACAAGCAGCAGGACGCCGAGTCCCTGCTGGAGACCACCGGCAAGGAGCTGCGCAAGCTCATGTCGTGGGTGAACGACGAAGACGCGTGAGCCGAGCGCTCCGCGACGGTGCGGCCGGTTTCGGGGCGCCGTCGCGGGGCTCTGCCCCTGACCCCGCTCCTCAAACGCCGGAGGGGCTGAATTGATGGACGCCACGTCCGGGTGATCCTTCCGCAGAGCCGTAAGACGACCTCCGCCGCGCCACTACACTGCCGTACTACATACGCGTCAGGCCCACAGCGTCGTGCGTCTCCACGCGGCCAAGCACCCCTCCACCGCATGCGGCCGTCGGGACGGCCGTCCGCATTGGACATGTGAGGACTCACGTGAGCTCGAACCCCGTCGTACTCATTGCTGAAGAGCTGTCGCCCGCCACCGTCGACGCGTTGGGACCGGACTTCGAAATCCGGCATTGCAACGGAGCAGACCGAGCCGAACTGCTCCCCGCCATCGCCGACGTCGACGCGATCCTGATCCGCTCGGCCACGAAGGTGGACGCCGAGGCGATCGCCGCCGCGAGCAAACTGAAGGTCGTCGCACGAGCCGGCGTCGGCCTGGACAACGTGGACGTCTCCGCCGCCACCAAGGCCGGCGTGATGGTCGTCAACGCCCCCACCTCGAACATCGTGACCGCCGCCGAGCTGGCCTGCGGTCTGATCCTCGCCACCGCCCGCAACATCCCGCAGGCGAACGCCGCGCTGAAGAACGGCGAGTGGAAGCGCAGCAAGTACACCGGCGTGGAGCTGGCCGAGAAGACCCTCGGCGTGGTCGGGCTCGGCCGCATCGGCGCGCTCGTCGCCCAGCGCATGTCGGCGTTCGGCATGAAGGTCGTCGCCTACGACCCCTACGTGCAGCCCGCGCGGGCCGCGCAGATGGGCGTCAAGGTGCTGTCGCTGGACGAGCTGCTCGAGGTGTCCGACTTCATCACCGTCCACCTGCCCAAGACGCCCGAGACCCTGGGGCTGATCGGCGACGAGGCGCTGCGCAAGGTCAAGCCGAGCGTGCGCATCGTCAACGCCGCGCGCGGTGGGATCGTCGACGAGGAGGCGCTGTACTCCGCCCTCAAGGAGGGCCGGGTCGCCGGTGCCGGTCTCGACGTGTACGCGAAGGAGCCCTGCACGGACTCGCCGCTGTTCGAGTTCGACCAGGTGGTCAGCACTCCGCACCTCGGTGCCTCCACCGACGAGGCGCAGGAGAAGGCCGGTATCGCCGTCGCCCGCTCGGTGCGCCTCGCGCTCGCCGGTGAGCTGGTCCCGGACGCGGTGAACGTCCAGGGCGGCGTCATCGCCGAGGACGTCAAGCCGGGCCTCCCGCTCGCCGAGCGCCTCGGCCGGATCTTCACCGCGCTCGCCGGTGAGGTCGCCGTCCGCCTCGACGTCGAGGTGTACGGCGAGATCACCCAGCACGATGTGAAGGTGCTGGAGCTCAGCGCCCTCAAGGGTGTCTTCGAGGACGTCGTCGACGAGACCGTGTCGTACGTCAACGCCCCGCTGTTCGCCCAGGAGCGCGGCGTCGAAGTGCGGCTGACCACCAGCTCGGAGTCCCCCGACCACCGCAACGTCGTCACCGTGCGCGGCACGCTCGGCAGCGGCGAGGAGGTCTCGGTCTCCGGCACGCTGGCCGGTCCCAAGCACCTGCAGAAGATCGTCGCGGTCGGCGACTACGACGTCGACCTCGCGCTCGCCGACCACATGGTGGTCCTGCGCTACGAGGACCGGCCGGGTGTCGTAGGCACCGTCGGCCGTATCTTCGGCGAGGCGGGCATCAACATCGCCGGCATGCAGGTGTCGCGGGCCGTCGCCGGTGGTGAGGCGCTGGCCGTCCTGACGGTCGACGACACGGTGCCCTCCGGGGTGCTGGCCGAGGTCGAGGCGGAGATCGGGGCGACGTCCGCTCGCGCGGTGAACCTGGCCTGAGGTTGTCTCAAACGCCGGACGAGCTGAGGTTTCTCGGCTCGTCCGGCGTTTCGCATGCCCGCTCCCGCAGCTCGACCCGCCGCAGCGTCACCGCCGCCAGCCCGGCCGCACCGGTGAGCACCACCGCTCCCGCGATCGCCGCGCCCTGCATCCCGCTGGTGAACGCCTCCCGCGCGGCCGTGGCCAGCCCCGGGGCCCGGTCGGCGACCGCCAGCGCTCCGCCCAGCGTCTCCTGGGCCACATCGGGTGCCGAGGCCGGGATCTCGTGGCGGTAGACCGCCGTACCGATGGAGCCGAGGACGGCCATGCCGAGGGCGCCGCCGAACTCTCCGGCGGTCTCCATCAGGGAGGAAGCGGAGCCCGCCCGCTCCACCGGGGCGGCGCCCATCGCCAGGTCCATGATCTGGGACATCACCACGACTCCGCCGACGGCGAGCACCGCGCACGCGGCCAGCACCAGCCACAGTGAGTCCGTACCGGCGAGGGACAGCAGTCCAAAGCCCGAGGCGGCGATCACAAAGCCCCCGGTGACGACATAGCCGCGGTCCACGCCCTTCTGCACCAGCTGGGTCGCGACCGGTGCCGCCGCACCGATCGGCACCGACGGCAGCAGCGCCCACAGGGCCGCCTCCAGCGCGCTCTTGTCGAGCACCGACTGCAGATACTGCGTGGTGAAGTAGGCCGAGCCCATCACCCCGAACATGCAGGCCAGGTTGAGGCCCACGGAGGGTGCGAAACCCCGTCCGCGGAACAGGGCCGGGGAGATCATCGGCGCCGCGGCCGTGCGCTGGCGGTGGACGAAGAGGGCCGCGAAGAGCAGGCCGACGGTGATCGAGACGACGTAGCGGACGTTCCAGCCCTCGGACGGGATCTCCTTCAGGCCGTAGATCACGGGGAGCACGGCCGCCATGGACAGCGGGATGCTCAGCCAGTCGAACCGGCCGGGAGAGGGGTTCCTCGACTCGGGGAGCAGGATCGGGCCGAGGGCCAGCAGCAGGGCCATGGCGGGCAGGTTGACCAGGAAGACCGAGCCCCACCAGAAGAACTCGACCAGCACCCCGCTCATCACCGAGCCGAGCGCGATCCCGGCCGTCATCACGCCGGACCACATGCCGATCGCCTTCGCACGCTGCCCGGGGTCGGTGAACATCGTGCGCAGCAGGGCCATCGTCGACGGCATCAGGGTCGCGCCGCCGATGCCGAGGAGCGCGCGGGCGGCGATCAGGGTCTCCGCGCTGTTCGCGTACGCCGCCACCAGCGAGGCGGTGCCGAAGGCGGCGGCGCCGATCAGCAGGAGTCGGCGGTGGCCGATGCGGTCGCCGATCGAGCCCATCGTCATCAGCAGGCCGGCCAGCACGAACGCGTAGATGTCGAAGATCCACAGCTGCTGGGTGCCGGTCGGCTCCAGGTCCGCGCTGATCGCCGGGATGGCGAAGTAGAGGACCGAGACGTCCATCGACACCAGCAGCAACGGCAGCATCAGCACGCCGAGCGCCGTCCATTCGCGGCGGCCGGCACGGGTGGGTGGAGTCGTGTTCGTTGTCATGCCGGTGAATGTACGCACGTCTTAAACGTTTGTCTATGACGGCTGTATAGGACGGGTGTATGGATCCGGGGTAATGTGGGCGTCATGGGACACCGTGAGGATCTGCTCGAAGGCGCCAAGCGCTGCCTGCTGGCGAAGGGATTCGTGCGCACGACCGCGCGCGACATCGTCAAGGAGTCGGGGACGAACCTGGCGTCGATCGGTTATCACTACGGCTCGAAGGGCGCGTTGCTGGTGCAGGCGTACGTGGCGCTGGTCGAGGAGATGGGCGACGCCTTCGAGGGTGACGGGACCGTCGGGAGTGCCACCGAGGCCGGCTCGGTCGACCGGTTCCAGGAGGTGTGGGCGAACATCATCGGCACCCTGAGGGATCCGATGTGGCGGCTCAGCACGGAGGTGATCACCATGGGCAACCAGTTGCCCGAGGTTCGCGATCACCTGGCGCGCGCCCAGCGGGAGGCCGGGCGCGGCCTGATCCCGCTGCTCATGGGCGGGCGTGAGGAGGATGTCCCGGACGAGACCGCGGACACCCTCGGCATGTTCTACGTGACCTTGATGACGGGCCTCATCGCCCAGTGGACCTTCGACCCCAAGACCGCGCCCGGCGCGGAGCAACTCACCGAGGGACTGCGTCAGGTGATCGAGGCCGCCACTCGGAAGTGACTCGCCCGTCCCGCATCTCCACGACCCGGTCCGCGAAGTGCCGTACCACCGCCCGGTCATGGCAGATGAACAGGTAGCCGAGGCCGAGGTCGTCCTGGAGGTCGGCGAGCAGGTTCAGCACGCCGGCGCGGACGGACGGGTCCAGGGCCGACACCGGCTCGTCGAGGACCAGCAGGCGTGGGTCGGAGGCCAACGCGCGGGCGATTCCGGCGCGTTGGCACTGGCCGCCGGAGAGTTCGTGCGGGTGGCGGTCGCCGTACGAGGCGTCGAGGCCGACCCGGTCGAGGAGTTCGGCCACCCGGGCGGGGCCGTCGGTGGCGGTCCAGCGGCCGTGGATCTTCAGGGGCTCGGCGATCGCGTCGCGGATGCGGTGGCGGGGGCTCAGGGAGCCGTACGGGTCCTGGAAGACCGGCTGCATCCGGGGGCGCAGAGGGCGCAGTTCGCGGTCCGTCAGGCCCGTCAACTCCCGTCCTTCGAAGTGCACTTCGCCGCCGTCGGGGCGGCGCAGCTGGAGCACGGCCAGCGCGGTGGACGACTTGCCGCAGCCGGAAGGGCCGTTCAGGGCGAGGGTCTCGCCCGCCTCCAGCGCGAAGGACAGGCGGTCCACCGCCGTGACCGTGCCGTAGCGGACGACCAGGTCGCGGACGTCAAGAAGAGGCACGGTGCGTCTCCTGGAGCAGGTCGGGGACATCGGCCCAGTGGTGGCAGGCGATCAGCCGCCCCTCAACCTGCTGGGGCTCCGGTTCTGTCTCGTGACACGCGTCCGCCGCGAGCGAGCAGCGCGGCGCGAAGGCACAGCCGGGCGGGAGGGCGCCCGGAGCGGGCGGGGTGCCCGGGAGGGCGGGGAGACGGCGACGCCTGGGTGCGCCGTCCGGGAGCGAGGCCAGCAGGCCCGCCGTGTACGGGGCCCGGGGACGCGTCAACACCTCGTCCGCCGGGCCGAGTTCGGTGACCCGCCCGGCGTACATCACCAGCACGCGGTCGGCGTGCTCCCGTACGACGTCCATGTCGTGTGTGACCAGCACGAGCGCCGCCCCGACCGCCTCGCGTTGCTCGCCGAGCACCCGGAGCACCTGGTCCCGGTGCTCCTCGTCGAGCGCGGTGGTCGGCTCGTCGGCGACGACGATGTCCGGTTCGTTGACCGTGGCCATCGCGATGACCGCGCGCTGACGCATGCCGCCGGAGTACTCGTGCGGATACGCCCGCGCCTTGCGTCCGGCATCAGGGATCCCCACCCGGTCGAGCGCCGCCACCGCCCGTGCCCGTGCCTCCTTGCGGGAGACGCGGGCCACCGACCGTACGGCGGCGGCGAGTTGGTCGCCCACCGGGTGCACGGGGGAGAGGGCGGAGAGGGCGTCCTGCGGGACGAGCGCGATACGGCGCCCGCGCTGGGCCGTGAGGTCGGGCCGGATCGTGCCGCTCGTCGTCGCCTCCGCCGGCAGCATGCCCAGCAGCGCCCGCGCCGTCAGCGACTTGCCCGCGCCCGACTCGCCCACCACGGCGAGCACCTCACGCGGGCGCACGTCGAAGGACACCCCGCGCACGGCCTCCACCCCGTCGAAGGCGATCCGCAGATCACGCACCGACAACAGCACGTCCGACTCCACCGGAGGCCTCCTTCCTGACACGGGTCACACGGTTCACACGGGTGACTTGCCTTCCCTGCGCATACGACGCTCCCGACACCGCGAGCCCCGCCAGCAGGGCCAGCGCCACGGCGGGCGCGAGCGCGGCCCACGGCGCCCGTTCCACGTAGGCGCGCGACTCGTCGAGCAGCAGACCCCACTCGGGCGCCGGCGGCTGCGCGCCCAGGCCCAGAAAGCCCAGCGAGGCCAGGGCGAGGGCCATGCCGGGCAGCCGCAGCAGGGCGTGCCGGGCGACCGGCGCGGCCACGGACGGCAGCACATGCCGGGTCAGGATCCACCACGGCGTCGCCCCGATGGCCCGCTGGGCGGTGAGGAACGCCGACGCGCGCACCTCCTGCACCAGCGCCGCCGCATGGGCGGCCAACGGCGGCCAGGAGATCAGCGCGACCGCGAAGGCCGCACCGCCGGTGCCGGGCCCGGCGGCAGCCGCGACCAGGATCCCGACGATCACCGGCGGCAGCGCGTTCGCGATGTCGGACGCGCCCGCCGCGACACCCGGCAGGAAGCCGAGGGCCAGCGCGAGCAGCAGGCTGGCCAGGCATACGGCCGCCGCCGTGCCGACCGTCGGAGCGGCTCCGTGCCCGAGCCGGGCCAGTACGTCACGGCCGAGTCCGTCGGTGCCGAGCGGGTGCGCCCAGGAGGGCGAGGCCAGCCGGGCGGCGGTGTTCACGGCGTACGGGTCGCGCAACAGGCCCCAGACGATGGCCACGGCAAGGACCGCGAACAGCGTCAACGGGATGGCCGGATGGGTACGGACCGGCCGGACCGGCGGCAGGGAGAGTTCGGCGTCACGCAGCGCGGGCCCCAGCAGCCGACGCCGCAGCAGAGCCGCGACGGCACCCGTCACCAGCCCCAGCGCCAGCAGGGCCAGCACCGCCCCCTGGAGCAGCGGCAGGTCCTGCGACTTGGCGGCCCCGAGCGCCGTACGCCCGATGCCCGGCACCGCGAACACCGTCTCCACCGCGACCGCACCCCCGGTCAGACCGACGGCGGCCATCCCGAACTGCGGTACCAGCGGCGGCAGTACACGCCGCAGGGCCGCCGCCGAGATGCGCGCCCTGCTCACCCCGGCGCCCCGCCACAGCTCCACCCACCGCTCGTCCAGCACGGCGGGCAGCGCGTCCGCGACCAGCCGGCCGAGGACGCCGCCCGCCGGGACGCCGAGGGCGAGCGCGGGCAGGACCATGTACTCCGGCCCCTGCCAGCCCGAGGTCGGCAGCCAGCCCAGCCACACCCCGCAGACCAGCAACGCCACGGTGGCCAGCAGGAATTCGGGTACGGCGGCCAGCATCGCGGCCCCCGCCCCGGCCGACCCCCGCCCCCGTACCAGCACCGGCGCGACCAGCACGCAGGCCAGCACCACCGCGAATCCGAAGGCCGCGCCCATCAGCCCCAGCGACACCTGGAGCCCGGCGGTCACCGACGGCAGGACCTCGGTGCCGGACACCCACGACAGACCGAGGTCCCCGCGCAGCAGATCGGAGGCCCAACTCCCCAGCAGCGAAAGGGGGCCGGCATCCAGCCCGAGATCTTGTCGTACGGCGTCCAGCGCCTCCTTCGTCGGCTCCTGCTCGGCGGAGCGGGCCCGCAGGACCGTCAGCGCGGGGTCCCTGCCGGAGAGCCAGGGCAGCAGGCCTACGGCGGCCAGGACCGCGACGAGACAGAGAACCCGGGTCACCCCGGCGGCGGTCGGCCTCACTTGACGTACGTGTCCGCCGTGACCAGCTCACGCTCGCGCGGGTCGTGCGCGGCGTCCACGACCCCGGCGGCGTCGCCCTGGATCACACGCTCGTGGAGCATCGGGACGGCGGCGTCGGTGGCCAGCACGGCGGCCTCGGCCGCGATGACGGCCTTGCGGCGCGCGTCGCCCACCGCGGTCTCGCCCGCGCTCTTCAGCGCCTTGTCCACGGAGTCGTCCGCGAGCTGGGAGAGGTTGAAGGAGCCGTCGGAGGCGAAGTCGCTGTAGAGGTACGCGGTCGGGTCGCCGGAGTCGAGGACGGTGGCCCGGGACAGGATGAACGCGTCGAACTCGCCCGCCAGCGCGTCGGATTCGATGTTGGCGTACTCCCGGACGTCCAGCTTCACCTTGAAGCCGGCCTTCTGGAGCTGCTGTTGCAGGGTGGCGGCGACCTCGGGCAGTTCGGCGCGGTCGGTGAAGGTGCCGATGGTGACGGTCTGGCCGCTCGCCTTCTTCGCCGCCGTCCGCTTCACCTCGGTGCGCAGGCCGGCGGCCCACGGCAGCGCGGGCCCGAGCAGCCCCTCGGCGACATCGGCGCGCCCCTCGTACACGCCCTTCACGATCGACTCGGCGTCGATGGCCTCGCGGGCGGCGGCGCGCAGGGAGGCGTCCTTGAAGACGCCCTTCTCGGTGTTGAGATACAGCGTGTTGGTCCGCGGCATCGGCACCTCGGTGATCAGCTCTTCGTCCAGGAGCGCCGCCTGCGACACCGGCACGGCCTCGACGATGTCGGCCTCGCCGCTGCGCAGGGCGGCGGCGCGGGCGGTGCCGTCCGGCACGAACTTCACGTCGATACCGGCGGCCTTGGCCTTCTCGCCCCAGTAGTCGTCATAGCGGTCGAGGGAGGCGGACACGGTGCCGTTGACCTTCGTCAGCTCGAAGGGGCCGGTGCCCGCGCCGAGGGGATCGACCGTCTTTCCGGTGTACGCCTTCGCGGCGAGGATCGACAGCTGGGGCGAGCTGAGCCGCTGCGGGACGAGGGGGTCCTCGTCGGCGGTGGTGACCGTGACGGTGTCGGAGCCCCGCGCCTTCACGGTCAGCTCGACGCCGTCGAGGATGCGGGGCTTGGGGGAGGCGGCGGCCGCGGCGGTGAGCGACCGCACGACGGCCTCGGCGTCGAGCTCGGTTCCGTCGTGGAAGGTGACGCCGTCGCGTATCTCGAAGGTCCAAGTCCGTCCGGACTGCTTCCACTCGGTGGCCAGCGCTGGTTCTGCGTCGCCCTCCGCGTCCAGCTTCACCAGCGTCTCCGCTGCCGACCAGCGCGACAGCTTGAAGGCGTCGTTGGAGAGCGGGGAGAGGCCCGAGCGGGGCGGCTGCATCATCGCGACGCGGACCCGCTTGCCGTCATCCCCGGCGGAGGCCCCCGAGCCCGAGAAACATCCGGTGAGCAGCGCGGAGGCGGCAGAGACCGCGGTGAGGGACAGCAAGCGGGCAGGGACGCGCACGGGGACACTCCGAGTAAAGGGGTGGTCAAAGGTTGAACGTGCGACGACCGTAGCATGATGACAATCGTTTTCAGAAGCGTGCCTGGATCTACAGCCTCGCCACTTTCAGCGCCATGTGCAGCAGCAGCCGGTCCTCGCCGTCGTCCAGGTCGAGGCCGGTCAGCTTCTCGACGCGGGACAGGCGGTAGTAGAGCGTCTGCCGGTGGATGCCCAGTTCGGCGGCGGTGCGGCCGGCCTGGCCGGCGCAGTCGAGGTAGACCTCGGCGGTGCGGGCGAGGTCGCGGTGGGCGGGGGTGAGGAGAGGGGTGACGGCCGGGTCGTGGGCGGTGTCCGGGGGCAGCGAGGTGAGCAGCCGGTACGGTCCGATGCGGTTCCACTCGGCCACCGGCCCGAACCGGGGTTCCGCGAGGGCGGCGCGCGCGGCTGCCGAGGCCTCCTGCCAGGCGGTGCCCAACTCGGCGAGACCGGTGCGCGGTTCGCCGACCCCGGCCGCGCCCGCCCCCTCCTGGAGCAGCCGCGTCGCTGCCGCGAGCGCCGGGGTCCGGGCGTCCGGTGACCGCAGCCGGACCAGTACGGCGAGGCTCTGGCCGGCGGTGCCCCACGGGACCGTGCACAACGCCGTCGCGTGCGGGACCGTACGGGCCGACGGGCCGTCGTCCGGGTCGGCCGACGGCCAGGGCGCGATGCATACGACGGTGTGCAGGCCTTCGCCGCGCGGGCCGAGGGCCGTACGCAGTGCCGCCACCGCCATGTCCCGCTGCCAGCCGCGCTCGGCGGTCAGCACTTCCCGCAGTTCCCGTGTGAGATCCGCGCCCGCCTGCGCCTCGTCGGCGAGCAGCGCGCCGATCCGTCCGGTCACGTCCATCGCGGCGGCGAGCTGCTGCTCGGTGGGGCCCGTCTCGCCTTCGAGCAGCCAGACGTAACCGAGGACGACTCCCCTATGGCGTACGGGGAGACAGATCCGTCCCCGGTGGACCCCCGCCTCCGGAGTGGGCGGGATACGGACCGGGGCGGTCGCGCGCGTGATGCCGAACCCCTCGAACCACGCCCGGACCGCCGCCGTCGAGCGCCGGGTCAGGATCGAGCGGGCACGCACCGGGTCCAGGGCGGACGCATCCAGCTCGTCCTCGCTGTCGTACGCGCCGAAGGCGATCAGCTCGAAGTCGCGGTTCTCCAGCGTCGCGGGGACGCCGAGCAACTCGGAGATCTCGTCGACCAGCTCCTGGTAGTCGTCCCCTCGGTTAAAAGATGGAGTGTCGGCTGTCACGGGGGCATTCTCCCGCAGAATCACCGGCCCTTCATACATCTGTCTGAGATCTGCGGCACGGATGCGTGACAGCTGTCGATGGCCGACGATCGGAGGGATCCTTAGGTTTCACGGTGGTTCTATCTGCTGTTTGTGGAGGTGCCCCGTGCTGGGTCCCGTGATTCTTGCCGCGTCGCGCAGCGACCGGATGCGACGCCTGATCTCGGCGGCCCCGGTGACCAAGCAGGTCGTCGACCGCTTCATCCCGGGCGAGACGGTCGACGATGTCGTGCCGATCATTCAGGACCTGACCTCCAAGGGTCTGGAGCTGACCATGGACGTCGTCGGTGAGGACATCACCACCCCCGAGCAGGCCGAGGCCGCCCGCGACGCCTACCTGACGCTCATCGACCGGCTCAAGGAGCTGGAGCTGGGCACCCGTGCCGAGATGTCCGTCAAGCTGTCGATGTTCGGCCAGGCGCTGGCCGGCGGTCACGGACTGGCGCTCGCCAACGTCCGTCCCGTCGTCGAGGCCGCCGCAGCCATCGGCACCACGGTCACCCTGGACGCGGAGGA
This genomic window from Streptomyces sp. DG2A-72 contains:
- a CDS encoding ABC transporter permease subunit, whose protein sequence is MRPTAAGVTRVLCLVAVLAAVGLLPWLSGRDPALTVLRARSAEQEPTKEALDAVRQDLGLDAGPLSLLGSWASDLLRGDLGLSWVSGTEVLPSVTAGLQVSLGLMGAAFGFAVVLACVLVAPVLVRGRGSAGAGAAMLAAVPEFLLATVALLVCGVWLGWLPTSGWQGPEYMVLPALALGVPAGGVLGRLVADALPAVLDERWVELWRGAGVSRARISAAALRRVLPPLVPQFGMAAVGLTGGAVAVETVFAVPGIGRTALGAAKSQDLPLLQGAVLALLALGLVTGAVAALLRRRLLGPALRDAELSLPPVRPVRTHPAIPLTLFAVLAVAIVWGLLRDPYAVNTAARLASPSWAHPLGTDGLGRDVLARLGHGAAPTVGTAAAVCLASLLLALALGFLPGVAAGASDIANALPPVIVGILVAAAAGPGTGGAAFAVALISWPPLAAHAAALVQEVRASAFLTAQRAIGATPWWILTRHVLPSVAAPVARHALLRLPGMALALASLGFLGLGAQPPAPEWGLLLDESRAYVERAPWAALAPAVALALLAGLAVSGASYAQGRQVTRVNRVTRVRKEASGGVGRAVVGA
- a CDS encoding ABC transporter substrate-binding protein; the protein is MRVPARLLSLTAVSAASALLTGCFSGSGASAGDDGKRVRVAMMQPPRSGLSPLSNDAFKLSRWSAAETLVKLDAEGDAEPALATEWKQSGRTWTFEIRDGVTFHDGTELDAEAVVRSLTAAAAASPKPRILDGVELTVKARGSDTVTVTTADEDPLVPQRLSSPQLSILAAKAYTGKTVDPLGAGTGPFELTKVNGTVSASLDRYDDYWGEKAKAAGIDVKFVPDGTARAAALRSGEADIVEAVPVSQAALLDEELITEVPMPRTNTLYLNTEKGVFKDASLRAAAREAIDAESIVKGVYEGRADVAEGLLGPALPWAAGLRTEVKRTAAKKASGQTVTIGTFTDRAELPEVAATLQQQLQKAGFKVKLDVREYANIESDALAGEFDAFILSRATVLDSGDPTAYLYSDFASDGSFNLSQLADDSVDKALKSAGETAVGDARRKAVIAAEAAVLATDAAVPMLHERVIQGDAAGVVDAAHDPRERELVTADTYVK
- a CDS encoding CdaR family transcriptional regulator, yielding MYEGPVILRENAPVTADTPSFNRGDDYQELVDEISELLGVPATLENRDFELIAFGAYDSEDELDASALDPVRARSILTRRSTAAVRAWFEGFGITRATAPVRIPPTPEAGVHRGRICLPVRHRGVVLGYVWLLEGETGPTEQQLAAAMDVTGRIGALLADEAQAGADLTRELREVLTAERGWQRDMAVAALRTALGPRGEGLHTVVCIAPWPSADPDDGPSARTVPHATALCTVPWGTAGQSLAVLVRLRSPDARTPALAAATRLLQEGAGAAGVGEPRTGLAELGTAWQEASAAARAALAEPRFGPVAEWNRIGPYRLLTSLPPDTAHDPAVTPLLTPAHRDLARTAEVYLDCAGQAGRTAAELGIHRQTLYYRLSRVEKLTGLDLDDGEDRLLLHMALKVARL